From one Triticum aestivum cultivar Chinese Spring chromosome 4B, IWGSC CS RefSeq v2.1, whole genome shotgun sequence genomic stretch:
- the LOC123094542 gene encoding uncharacterized protein, which yields MAKNHLLLILLVAASVVASPATVTSSSSPSSTAYELLEKYGFPRGILPEGVQDYFLHPDGSFEVSLHGGCEINVGGFTLRYEGNVHGNIQSMLINALTGVSVKVAFQWISINAVERHGDQLVFNAAVISKSFHVNNFSVSPRCSRIPGIAK from the coding sequence ATGGCCAAGAACcatctcctcctcatcctccttgtGGCTGCCTCTGTTGTGGCCTCTCCAGCCACCGTCACCTCGAGCAGCTCCCCCTCTTCAACAGCATATGAGCTGCTAGAGAAGTACGGCTTCCCGCGAGGAATCCTCCCGGAGGGTGTTCAAGACTATTTCCTCCACCCAGACGGATCCTTTGAGGTCTCCCTCCACGGCGGTTGTGAGATCAATGTCGGGGGATTCACTCTCCGGTACGAAGGAAATGTGCATGGCAACATCCAGTCTATGTTGATTAACGCGTTGACCGGGGTGAGCGTCAAGGTTGCATTCCAATGGATTAGCATCAATGCAGTTGAACGGCATGGTGATCAGCTCGTCTTCAATGCAGCCGTTATATCAAAATCGTTTCATGTTAACAACTTCTCCGTGAGCCCGCGCTGCAGCCGAATCCCTGGAATTGCAAAGTAG